The following are encoded in a window of Microcaecilia unicolor chromosome 14, aMicUni1.1, whole genome shotgun sequence genomic DNA:
- the TMEM95 gene encoding transmembrane protein 95 — protein MDSLLLCLTFLPLALLQTSRCCVFCQMKSKNVERRFQRLCNFYREVFGTNSCTKYPSREDFAPFGLDVEAMKMVTEKTHRVFRVIEIKEEARLADVETYWDWLVEVKLPELTKELLCPPVCHDITKGINCSTCKKKAMRCLSLKTCYPDQMDIFDTVIVLACSSALSIVAGCILCVVEFRYKK, from the exons ATGGATTCCCTACTTCTCTGTCTCACCTTTCTCCCACTGGCCCTCCTTCAGACCAGCCGCTGCTGCGTATTCTGCCAGATGAAGTCAAAAAATGTGGAGCGACGGTTCCAGAGACTTTGCAACTTCTACAGAGAGGTCTTTGGCACCAACTCCTGTACCAAGTACCCCAGCAGAGAAGATTTTGCCCCCTTTGGCCTTG aTGTGGAAGCCATGAAGATGGTGACAGAAAAGACGCACCGGGTGTTCCGAGTTATCG AGATTAAAGAGGAGGCGAGGCTGGCCGATGTGGAGACCTACTGGGATTGGCTGGTGGAGGTAAAGCTGCCAGAGCTCACTAAGGAGC TGCTCTGCCCTCCAGTTTGCC ACGATATCACGAAGGGCATCAACTGCTCAACATGTAAGAAAAAAGCCATGAGGTGCTTGTCCCTGAAGACCTGCTACCCAG ATcagatggacatttttgacaCCGTGATTGTCCTGGCCTGCAGCTCTGCCCTCTCCATAGTGGCTGGCTGTATTCTGTGTGTCGTAGA ATTCAGATACAAAAAATGA